A genomic stretch from Falco naumanni isolate bFalNau1 chromosome 8, bFalNau1.pat, whole genome shotgun sequence includes:
- the LOC121092463 gene encoding hepatitis A virus cellular receptor 1 homolog isoform X1 — MSSYFCVIWILLIVFTGPAVLESLVKGEVGQNVTVPCFYSVKTGQDVTSMCWGRASCPISKCSQTIIWTNGWKVTERHSSRYMLKGNLPAGDVSLTIVNAEEADSGIYCCRVEILGWFNDQTSNHKVVIEKARISTASPHTYTSEQTSAHGSSSESSVTTTRTWPLVSASEAPQTAFGPCSSTSDCLDVTANLQNMSVSLPREQYSENGLYIGVGLCAVLLAILILALFLTRQYLYNTKKTGDFASFVAFWRPEGAGNHSALEEEAHAEENIYIIH, encoded by the exons ATGTCGTCTTATTTCTGCGTGATCTGGATTCTTCTGATCGTGTTTACAG GCCCCGCAGTACTGGAATCACTTGTGAAAGGAGAGGTTGGTCAGAATGTCACCGTGCCGTGCTTTTACAGTGTTAAAACGGGACAAGACGTCACATCGATGTGCTGGGGTCGTGCCAGCTGCCctatttcaaaatgttctcAGACCATTATCTGGACGAATGGATGGAAGGTTACAGAGCGGCACAGCAGCAGGTATATGTTGAAAGGGAACCTGCCAGCAGGAGACGTGTCCCTCACAATCGTGAACGCCGAGGAAGCGGACAGTGGGATATACTGCTGCCGCGTGGAGATCTTGGGGTGGTTCAACGATCAGACAAGTAATCACAAGGTTGTGATAGAGAAAG cTAGGATCTCTACTGCAAGTCCTCACACTTACACCTCTGAACAGACCTCAG CTCATGGGAGCAGCAGTGAATCATCCGTCACCACCACAAGAACGTGGCCGTTGGTTTCTGCTTCGGAGGCTCCTCAGACT GCCTTTGGTCCCTGCTCAAGCACCTCAGACTGCTTGGATGTAACTGCAAACCTGCAG AACATGTCCGTATCACTACCCAGAGAGCAGTATTCAGAAAATGGTCTATACATTGGGGTTGGTTTGTGTGCGGTACTTCTAGCAATCCTTATTTTGGCTCTGTTCCTCACTAGAC AATATTTATACAATACAAAGAAGACGGGTGACTTTGCAAG CTTCGTTGCATTTTGGAGGCCAGAAGGTGCAGGGAACCATAGTGCCCTGGAAGAGGAGGCCcatgcagaggaaaacatttatataaTACACTAA
- the LOC121092463 gene encoding hepatitis A virus cellular receptor 1 homolog isoform X3 — MSSYFCVIWILLIVFTGPAVLESLVKGEVGQNVTVPCFYSVKTGQDVTSMCWGRASCPISKCSQTIIWTNGWKVTERHSSRYMLKGNLPAGDVSLTIVNAEEADSGIYCCRVEILGWFNDQTSNHKVVIEKAHGSSSESSVTTTRTWPLVSASEAPQTAFGPCSSTSDCLDVTANLQNMSVSLPREQYSENGLYIGVGLCAVLLAILILALFLTRQYLYNTKKTGDFASFVAFWRPEGAGNHSALEEEAHAEENIYIIH; from the exons ATGTCGTCTTATTTCTGCGTGATCTGGATTCTTCTGATCGTGTTTACAG GCCCCGCAGTACTGGAATCACTTGTGAAAGGAGAGGTTGGTCAGAATGTCACCGTGCCGTGCTTTTACAGTGTTAAAACGGGACAAGACGTCACATCGATGTGCTGGGGTCGTGCCAGCTGCCctatttcaaaatgttctcAGACCATTATCTGGACGAATGGATGGAAGGTTACAGAGCGGCACAGCAGCAGGTATATGTTGAAAGGGAACCTGCCAGCAGGAGACGTGTCCCTCACAATCGTGAACGCCGAGGAAGCGGACAGTGGGATATACTGCTGCCGCGTGGAGATCTTGGGGTGGTTCAACGATCAGACAAGTAATCACAAGGTTGTGATAGAGAAAG CTCATGGGAGCAGCAGTGAATCATCCGTCACCACCACAAGAACGTGGCCGTTGGTTTCTGCTTCGGAGGCTCCTCAGACT GCCTTTGGTCCCTGCTCAAGCACCTCAGACTGCTTGGATGTAACTGCAAACCTGCAG AACATGTCCGTATCACTACCCAGAGAGCAGTATTCAGAAAATGGTCTATACATTGGGGTTGGTTTGTGTGCGGTACTTCTAGCAATCCTTATTTTGGCTCTGTTCCTCACTAGAC AATATTTATACAATACAAAGAAGACGGGTGACTTTGCAAG CTTCGTTGCATTTTGGAGGCCAGAAGGTGCAGGGAACCATAGTGCCCTGGAAGAGGAGGCCcatgcagaggaaaacatttatataaTACACTAA
- the LOC121092463 gene encoding hepatitis A virus cellular receptor 1 homolog isoform X2, translated as MPGGVCRLGGPAVLESLVKGEVGQNVTVPCFYSVKTGQDVTSMCWGRASCPISKCSQTIIWTNGWKVTERHSSRYMLKGNLPAGDVSLTIVNAEEADSGIYCCRVEILGWFNDQTSNHKVVIEKARISTASPHTYTSEQTSAHGSSSESSVTTTRTWPLVSASEAPQTAFGPCSSTSDCLDVTANLQNMSVSLPREQYSENGLYIGVGLCAVLLAILILALFLTRQYLYNTKKTGDFASFVAFWRPEGAGNHSALEEEAHAEENIYIIH; from the exons ATGCCTGGTGGTGTTTGCAGGCTGGGAG GCCCCGCAGTACTGGAATCACTTGTGAAAGGAGAGGTTGGTCAGAATGTCACCGTGCCGTGCTTTTACAGTGTTAAAACGGGACAAGACGTCACATCGATGTGCTGGGGTCGTGCCAGCTGCCctatttcaaaatgttctcAGACCATTATCTGGACGAATGGATGGAAGGTTACAGAGCGGCACAGCAGCAGGTATATGTTGAAAGGGAACCTGCCAGCAGGAGACGTGTCCCTCACAATCGTGAACGCCGAGGAAGCGGACAGTGGGATATACTGCTGCCGCGTGGAGATCTTGGGGTGGTTCAACGATCAGACAAGTAATCACAAGGTTGTGATAGAGAAAG cTAGGATCTCTACTGCAAGTCCTCACACTTACACCTCTGAACAGACCTCAG CTCATGGGAGCAGCAGTGAATCATCCGTCACCACCACAAGAACGTGGCCGTTGGTTTCTGCTTCGGAGGCTCCTCAGACT GCCTTTGGTCCCTGCTCAAGCACCTCAGACTGCTTGGATGTAACTGCAAACCTGCAG AACATGTCCGTATCACTACCCAGAGAGCAGTATTCAGAAAATGGTCTATACATTGGGGTTGGTTTGTGTGCGGTACTTCTAGCAATCCTTATTTTGGCTCTGTTCCTCACTAGAC AATATTTATACAATACAAAGAAGACGGGTGACTTTGCAAG CTTCGTTGCATTTTGGAGGCCAGAAGGTGCAGGGAACCATAGTGCCCTGGAAGAGGAGGCCcatgcagaggaaaacatttatataaTACACTAA
- the MED7 gene encoding mediator of RNA polymerase II transcription subunit 7: MGEPQQVSALPPPPMQYIKEYTDENIRKGLAPKPPPPVKDSYMMFGNQFQCDDLIIRPLESQGIERLHPMQFDHKKELRKLNMSILVNFLDLLDILIRSPGSIKREEKLEDLKLLFVHVHHLINEYRPHQARETLRVMMEVQKRQRLETAERFQKHLERVVEMIQNCLASLPDDLPHSEGGLRVKTEPMDTDVGSSCMGQSEKQRDRSGGKRDQVLDKDAAMCSIIDEMT, translated from the coding sequence ATGGGTGAACCTCAGCAAGTGAGCGCCCTTCCTCCGCCTCCAATGCaatatataaaagaatataCTGATGAAAATATCCGTAAAGGCCTGGCTCCAAAGCCACCTCCCCCTGTGAAAGACAGTTATATGATGTTTGGTAATCAGTTTCAATGTGATGATCTGATTATTCGACCCTTAGAGAGCCAGGGCATTGAACGGTTGCATCCTATGCAGTTTGATCACAAGAAGGAATTAAGAAAACTTAATATGTCTATCCTGGTCAACTTTTTGGACCTCTTGGATATCTTGATAAGGAGTCCAGGGAGTATAAAGCGAGAGGAGAAACTGGAAGACttgaaactgctttttgttCATGTCCATCATCTTATAAACGAGTATCGCCCTCACCAAGCTAGGGAGACACTGAGAGTCATGATGGAGGTGCAGAAGCGTCAGCGCTTGGAAACGGCAGAGCGATTTCAGAAGCACTTAGAGCGAGTTGTAGAGATGATTCAGAACTGCCTGGCTTCCTTGCCTGATGATCTGCCTCATTCAGAGGGAGGACTGAGAGTGAAAACGGAACCAATGGATACTGATGTTGGCAGCAGCTGTATGGGACAGagtgaaaagcagagagatCGTTCTGGTGGCAAGAGAGATCAGGTTTTAGACAAAGATGCAGCAATGTGTAGCATTATTGATGAAATgacatga